The genomic stretch ttcttattcattgtgacatcccacatcgcccaggggagtgatccttaaatgtatatttccatttctacctagcacgaggccttttgggagttcactggctttgggttccattggaactccgaagttaagcgagtagcgcacgagagcactcccaggatgggtgacccatcgggaagttctcatgtgatttcccagaaacaaaaccttgaaggcgtggtcggggcccaaagcggacaatatcgtgctacggtggtggagcgggcccgggaagtggtctgcctcgggccaggatgtgtgaatttggtatcagagcctaaccctggccgtggtgtgccggcgaggacgtcgggcccctaaggagggtggattgtgacatcccacatcgcccaggggagtgatccttaaatgtatatttccattcctacctagcacaaggccttttgggagctcattggctttgggttctattggaactccgaagttaagcgagtagcgcacaagagcactcccaggatgggtgacccatcggaaAGTTTTCGTGTgatttcccagaaacaaaaccgtgagggcatggtcggggctcaaagcggacaatatcgtgctacggtggtggagcgggcccgggaagtggtcagcctcgggccgggatgtgacattcatgttctgtttttattagagggttaaactggtaatttcatagggttttgattgacaatgagtgttttattaagaGAGCTACTAGACCCACCCTATTGTTCTATTTTTTCAACCACATTATAATCTCACCCACTatagaaagttaaaaaattaaaatgctatTTCCTCACCCACTTTTATTCCTAAAATATCCTTATTAGCACTCTTGTTCCGCTCCGAGCTTGTCTCTAAAATTATTGCATCAGTAAGAAATAATTTTAGAGAGCTTAGTGACAGActttgtaccaattttttttttttttttttcctactgaTCAAACTCGATACCTTTTTATAGAATACCCTTCCTCggttcttcttccacacttatGCAAATATCAGCATCTATACATAAGCAACAAGTTCAAATTACATATCAATTCATGCTGACATCCATTGTTGAAACATCCAACCAAAAGAAAACCATTAAATTTGAACTGGAGAGTAGCCGAAGAAAGCAGAGAAGAAGCAAACTCTGGTTGCCTGGTTTTTGGGTTCGTCTTCGTCTTCAAGATTTTTATGAGAATTAATTTGcagaaaatatagaaaatagtGTGGAATCAGAACGATTTCAAGTTGAGTAGCACTGGAATTTTATTAGGTGAGGGTTTAAGGATAGATAAATAGTTTGTGAACAAAGAGCTATCTTTTAAGGTTTTTATCGGTCATTTTACAAATaagcaaacttgtaattaaaagttttattaaaaagcgggtggggagagaagacACTGGGGTGGGAATAACACCACTCTTTATTATTTAGTATAAAATTTTGGTTAACaatgaatgttttattaattagtagagattaaaCAGATAAAGAGAGTTTAAATCCGAGATCCAATAGATTAAATACAAAACAGTTCAGCTGGACTGTAGTTTGGGCGGAGCCCAACTTACTTTCTTGTAGCTATACATTTTAAGCCTACAAAGAAAAAGCCCATCCGATTATCTGTTcgtctccttctccttcttcccctTTGTTATTGCTTTTCTTCAATCCTCCCTTTGATTTCTCCAGTCGGCGCCACCTCCTTCCTCAGGTACTTCTCTATGTCCTTGTATTTATAtacgtttttgattttttgcttTTGCTTCTGCTGCTGTTAAATGTGATGGGTTTGTTTTATTCAGTTTTTATTGTATGAGTGGTGGGTTGCAGATGTAATTGGAAGCTTGGTTTTTTGGTGGGTTGGCTCTCAAATCCCAAAGGGGAAAAGGGTTTTTCTTCTTCAGCTAATTCATACATACTGCACTAATTCAGGGGTTATGAGTGCCAAGCAGATGAAAGTAAGtgcctttatatatatatatatatttgtgtgtgtatgtatgtgcatACGTATATGTACGTGTGTGTATCTGCTAAACCTTAGGAAACTCAAATGCCAATACTCTAGGGCTCGTTTGGTGCCtaagattggattggattggattgcatTCTGAGTGGGGATAAATAATAATTTCGTATTTCTCTGAAGCTACACGAATAGGCACATCAAGAAGAAACAGTGACAGAGGCGCAGCTGGTCCACGGCAATACAGAGTCGACCTGCTCCTACTCACTCAGATGGATAGTGTTTTTGAACTGCTGCCAAATCAAGTTCACAGATCCCACTAAGCTTTTGTCTGAATCTTCACGGAAGAAGAAGCGGTTCACCGAGGGATAACGCCTAGATAGGTGGGGGAAATGCAACCACAAAGCATGGATTATGGTCCGACTCATTGATCTCATTCACCGTACATGGGATATAGTTATGCTAAACAGTCCAATCCTCGGCACCAGAAAAAACCCTATATAATGTAGGTAAAGTAGAAAAAACCTATATTGTTGACCTGACCCTCTCTTGGTCTTTCCTAATTTTCTTATATAGCGTTTGGTTTGCAGGAAAAGTTGAACTTTCATGGAAAAAGTATGGAGATTTAGGTATTGTTTTCTGCACAGAGGGCCAACCCAAATCATCAAAGCACTGCACTTGTTCCCAATCTGCCACTTTTCATCACCAAAGGTGTGTCCAACTAACAAAACCCAGGAAAATTTCCTGAAAATTTTTGACCGAGAAAGaagtgaactcattctcaatCATCAAGTTGTGCATTCCACTTTATTGAAATGCTCTTCTGATTTGATTGCACTGAGATTCTTCTTGTGGTGTGCCGGACAACGCAATTATTTTCacaacaagattgtgattgatCACATGGTTGGTGTCATCAAGCGCATGATGGAACAATACAGAACAGTTCAATTGATAATTAGGGAACTAGAGAGCATGGGGTGTGTTGTAAAATCTCAAACGTTCTTACTCTTGTTGAGGATTTATTGGCGTGGCGAAATGTATACAATGGTCTTTGAGGCTTTTGAGCTAATGGGTACTTATGGTTTTATTCCAAACACATTCGCTCGTAACATAATCATTGATGCATTGTTCAAAATTGGGCATGGGGATTTAGCTATTAAGTTTGTGAAAGAGACCCGAAGGCCAAATTTTTTGACTTATAACATTGCGCTGTGTAATTTATGTAATCTCAAGGATTTATGTCACATTCGAGATGTGTTGAGAATGATGTTGTGGCAGGGATATCACCCAAAAGTTGAGACTTTTGAGATGATTTTGAGCTGTTTTTGCAAAATGGATAATATAGTGGAGGCGCATCAAGTGTTGGGCCTACTGATTACTTTGGGCAACGTTGTGTCTGTAAATGTTTGGAGCATGTTGATGAATGGGTTTTGTCGATTGCAGAGACCTGATGCGGCTGGTCAGTTATTGGAGAAGATGGTTGAGACTGGTTCTTCTCCTAGTATTGTAACGTACACGACTTTAATCAGAGGatttttaaaatctaatatGGTTAGTGAAGCATTCAATATTCTAAATATTATTGAATCTAAAGGATATGCCCCTGACCTCGTTCTTTGTAATGTGTTAATAGACTCCTTTGCCAAGGCTGGGAGGTGTGATGATGCCATCGATGTTTTTGTTAGCATGCGATCACGAAACTTGGCTCCTGATTCTTGTACTGTCTCTTCATTGTTATCCACCATATGTTTGTCTAGGAGGTTTCATCTGTTACCCAAGTTGGTTCGTGGAATTGTCATAGAAGCTGACTTATTGCTGTGCAACTCACTTCTCTGTTATTTTTGTAAGGCTGGGTTTCCATCTCTTGCCGTGAAGTATTACAATGATATGCTTGATAGAGGTCTTATACCAGATAAGTATACTTTCGTTGGATTGGTAGATGGGTTGTGTAAGGCAAGAAGAGTTGACGAAGCAGTTGATGTGTACCATGGGATTCTCCGGAGTTTCCCTGGACAGGATGCTTACATTCATACTGTGGTCATGGATGGGCTTATAAAGGTTGGTAAGTTTAATGCGGCCATTAGAGTGTTTAGAAAAGCAGTTGCAGAGGGGTTCACACTTGATGTTGTAGCATACACAGTTGCCATTATTGGGCTCTTTATGGGTGGTAGAGCTGGAGAGGCTTGGTCACTCTATCGCCAGATGAAGGAGGTCAGCTTGGCTCCTACTGCACATACATACAATGTAATGGTTTCTGGTTTCGTTAAAGAAAGAGATCTTAATATGGTTAATTTAATGCTACAAGAGATGATAGAAGCAAAAGTAGAACTGGGCTCCAATACTTTCTTGAGATTATCAAAATTCCTCTGTAGACCATATCATTCTGATTCAGTTATTGAACTATGGATTGAGATGAGAAGTT from Pyrus communis chromosome 7, drPyrComm1.1, whole genome shotgun sequence encodes the following:
- the LOC137739888 gene encoding putative pentatricopeptide repeat-containing protein At1g16830 — protein: MEKVWRFRYCFLHRGPTQIIKALHLFPICHFSSPKVCPTNKTQENFLKIFDRERSELILNHQVVHSTLLKCSSDLIALRFFLWCAGQRNYFHNKIVIDHMVGVIKRMMEQYRTVQLIIRELESMGCVVKSQTFLLLLRIYWRGEMYTMVFEAFELMGTYGFIPNTFARNIIIDALFKIGHGDLAIKFVKETRRPNFLTYNIALCNLCNLKDLCHIRDVLRMMLWQGYHPKVETFEMILSCFCKMDNIVEAHQVLGLLITLGNVVSVNVWSMLMNGFCRLQRPDAAGQLLEKMVETGSSPSIVTYTTLIRGFLKSNMVSEAFNILNIIESKGYAPDLVLCNVLIDSFAKAGRCDDAIDVFVSMRSRNLAPDSCTVSSLLSTICLSRRFHLLPKLVRGIVIEADLLLCNSLLCYFCKAGFPSLAVKYYNDMLDRGLIPDKYTFVGLVDGLCKARRVDEAVDVYHGILRSFPGQDAYIHTVVMDGLIKVGKFNAAIRVFRKAVAEGFTLDVVAYTVAIIGLFMGGRAGEAWSLYRQMKEVSLAPTAHTYNVMVSGFVKERDLNMVNLMLQEMIEAKVELGSNTFLRLSKFLCRPYHSDSVIELWIEMRSLGLISSKVVQELLSDEVAEGVKVDDGLVAFLGVSSETGLSVETSGSEDVYDVAASMG